From the genome of Methanoregula boonei 6A8:
CAGCTGGCCATGCAGCTCAATATTTCAGCGATTCCAAATATCGTCTTCTTCTCGCACGGCAAGATGGTAGACCGGGTAATCGGTGCGTATCCCAAGGAAGCGATCCGGGAGAAGGTTATCCGAAACTTCCCTTGAAAAAAGAACAAAAAACGGGCCGGTGATAGTTGGCCCGTCAAAACCTGTTTTAAAAAAAAATTATTCGCAGTATGGATCGTTGATGAACTCTTCGTACACTTTTTTGGGCGGTTTGCCCCCGCGGTGGTGCCCGCCCCGGTTCTGCCGCTGGCGTGATTCTTCGCGGTCTTCCTCATCCTCATCAGCGGCTGCACCAGCAGCACCCTCAGCGCCGGCCCCGGGTGGTGCCTGCTGGGGCGGCCGCTCTTCCTGTGCGGGGCGGGGCTGCTGCTGTGGCCGGTGATCCGGCCGGTGGTGGCGGAAGGGCCGCCGGTTATGGTGCTGCTGCTGCGGCTGTTCCGCGTGTGTCTCCTCAGCCATAGGTATCAGCTATCATACGGGTTTGGAATACAGAAATACCTTGTTATGTTCGGCCCGCAGTCCCCGGAAGCGCAAAGGAGACGGCGCTTATTCGCCGGTGTACAGGGTGCCTTCCTGGATCTCGACAATAAGGGCTCCAAGCTCTTCAACAACCTTGAGCAGTTCCGGGCCGGAAACCACTGATGGCCTGATCGTGTCGAACTCGCCGATGCACAGCGTCCATGCATTTCCCCAGACCTCGAAGCGGAACAGGTTCTTCTTCCACAGGAGACCGGCGATAACAAGGATGATACCGAGAATTACGCACGCTACACCTCCACCAAGAGCCGGCAGGCTTCCCCCGGTAAGGCCAATCACGGTGGCAAGCGCCCCGGCAAGGAGCAGGAAGACTCCGAGCACGACTGCTGCCGGGCGGCTTCGCGCAGACTGGACCACTCCGACCCCTTTGATATCGGCGATTGCCGCATGCTGGTAGATCGACTCCGACTGCGGATTAAAAAAACTCCTGACCGTGGAATACGCAATAAGCCTCTTGTTGGTCACCGCTATCCCGATCTTGGCCCTGACCGGGAAGTACATCCGCAGGCCGTCGTACTCCTTGATCAGGGTCTCGTTCTGGGCAAAACCGATAAAGTTACGGATATCCGTCATCTTCCGCACACCCCTATACCAGTATCGTTGGTGAATACCTGTAACAAAAGTTGCGGTCGGATAAAAATGAACACCTATATACATCAAAGTCTCATTCGTATCATCAGATCCGATTCAAAAGTCCATGTCCAACGTTACCACCCTTCTTGATGCCAAAAGCGTTCCCGAGGCCAAGGCTGCACTCGTCTGCCCGTTGCGCAACGAGACATACAGTTACCGGGAACTCAGGGACGAGATGAACCGGATTGGGTGCGGCCTTTCCGGTCTGGGAATACAAAAGGGGGACCGTGTCTGCATCTACCTTGACAGTTCTCCCGAATACCTGATCAGCTATTTTGCGATCTGGCGGATCGGTGCGGTTGCTGTCCCGGCCAACAGCGTGTACCAGGCAGAAGAACTGCTGCACGTGGTCAGGGATGCCGGTGCCCGTGCAATTATCACAGATATTCGGGGTGCACCGGTGGCAGGGGCAGTGCAGGAGAAGGCCCCGGGCCTTGCGCATATTATCTGTGTGGCCGGTCCCGGAAACACCGATGCCATGCCCGGGGATGCTGTTGCCTGGTCGTCCTTTCCTGCGGTCCCGGCATCGGTGCGGGCGGCCAACTGCGCGATGGACGATCTCTGCCATATCCAGTACACCGCCGGGACCACCGGGAAGCCCAAGGGCGCAATGCTCTCGCACGGCAACTGGATGACGGCGCTCGATGCGGAACGCGAGGCCCTCCGGCTCCGGCCGGACGATGTGTATCTCGGGATCTACCCGATGGGGCACGTGGGGCTCTCGTGGGGGCTTGCGGTGCTCCGGGCCGGGGGAACGTTTGTGATGATGGAGCGTTTCAACCCCGCCGAGTACCTCGCGCTTGCCGGGCGGTACAAGGTAACTGTGCTCGCCGGTATGCCACCGGTGATCCACACGCTCGTCCATGCAGAGCCGGGAATCGAAGAACACCTCCGGACCGTCCGGGTGATCATCTCGGGCGGGGGCCAGCTGCTTCCCTCGGTCTGGGCGGCGTTCGACAAACGGTTCCACATCCCGGTGGCCAACTCCTACGGCCTCTCCGAGACGATCGTGATCGGATCGGGCACCACCACCCTGCCGGAGTACCCGCACCTCACGAAGAATTACCAGAGCGTAGGGGTTGCGGTCGGGTACACCGAGGTCAGGATCGTGGACGTGGACGACCCGGAAAAGGAGCTGGGGCCCGGGGAGGCCGGGGAGATTGCCCTTCGCGGGCCTTCGGTTGCAAAAGGCTACTGGAACCTGCCCGAGGCTACTGCGACTGTGTTCCGGCATGACGGCTGGTTTTTGACCGGGGATATCGGGTACATCGATGAGGAGGGTATCCTCTACATCACCGACCGGAAAAAGGACATGATCATCATGTCGGGCTGGAAGATCTACCCGACAGAGGTGGAGAATGTGATTGTCCAGCACCCGGCCGTTGCGGACGTGGCAGTCTTCGGTGTCCCGGACGAGCGCCGGGGGGAATCCCCGGTAGCGGCGGTGGTCTTAAAAGCCGGAGCCGCGCTTGCAGAACCGGAGTTCGAGACATTCTGCCGGCAGCACCTTGCCGGGTACAAGGTTCCGCGGACACTGGTCATTGTCGATGATCTCCCCCGGGTGCACGGCTGGAAACTCCTGCGCCGGACCCTGCGGGAAAAATTTGGGAAAATGCCAGCCTGATTGAAAATTGCACGGAAATTTTGCGACCGACAGGGCGGACCCTTCCACAAACCTTTTTAAATACGCCGTTTAAAATATTAGTCCGGAGCAGCTCGGCGTGGACACAAAATCCCAGATCGTTGATATCCCGATCTCCGTTAAGCCAAAGAAGCGTTCTACCGGTATCGTGGGTCTCAACCTTCTTTTAGATGGCGGTTTCCCGGCAGGTACAATTGTCATGGTGTACGGGACGCCGATCTCGGGAGTCGAGCTTGCAGCAATGCAGTTCTGGAAGGTAGAGGGCGAAGAGGGCACCTACCTGATGAACGACGGGGATGTGGAGGTGGGGATGCAGGATGTTGCCGAACTCCACCCGGACATGTACCTGCCCCAGATGGTTGGCGGCCGGATTGTCATCGATTCGTATTCCGCGATCGTTATCCGGTACGGGATCGATGCCGCCCTTAAGTTCCTGAAGCATGCACGCGAGAGCATGCGGGAACGCGGCGCAAACATGATGTTTATCGTCTATACCAATGTCCACACCCCGGTGGAGATCACAAGGATCATGCGTGCGGCCGACATTGTTATCGAACTCAAAACCGATGTCCACCAGAGCGAGATCGAGCGGACGCTTGCCGTGCACAAGATCCGCGATGCCGCTGCCCCCCAGCGTCTTTTACCCTTCATCATCACCGAGCGGGGGATCGAGGCGTCCACTACATCGAGAGTGGTGTAAGATCCTTAGGGATCGGTTCTTTTTTCAAGATTGTTCTATACCGGGGGTCAGGCAATCCACAAACGAACGAGCACTCGCCCCCTCGCGCTCGACGGGTGGCACGGCCACACCCGTCTCGCTAGGGGGAACAACCGGAGATCCTAATTTCCAGTTTTTCATCAGATGTCCCGGGCCCTCTCGAAAATTATCGACCCTCCTAATCAGAGGGAAGATACTGCCACACCGAGACGGTTATATCCGGTAAAAGAGGAATGATCCGACCGTGCTGTATTTCAGACGCCCTCCTACATCATTAACATTAAAGTGTGGGAGGGAACTCGGTGGTGATGCAGCAGAGAGGCATACGATAGTGTAACTGTTGTAAGATGCATCTATTCTAGGCTTTCCGACTCCCTTTAGAATAAACCTCTATTATTTCTTTTATTTTTTTTAGAAGATCCACTCATTTCACGAATTACCGTTTGGGAATCTTTTCTGCCGTCATTAGAAATTGCCTTCTGTATTTGCCCTTTCGTGGTTTTTGGTGGCATAATTGAGAGTGTTTTTGAAGAATAATAATCTTTTTGAGCTCATATATATTTCACAGAATTAGCAAAAAAATGTTAACGATTAAGTTATTTTTTAGGTGTACATTCAACGGTTATTTTACTAATTTCAATTGTATCATTAAAACGCGATTTGAGTATTTTGAATATATCCGATTCAGTAGAATGAAGTTTGAGTAATTTTATAACTTCATTCGGATCAAATATAGCTACAGATTGATTCGGGTGATCCACAGATTCGACAATTATATCACCATCACCATATACGTGCATTGTGTATTTTCCAGAACGTTATTTTATAGTCATAAATATGCATTATTAACCTACGTATATAAATTATAATCTTTCTTGTTAAATTTTAAGGAAAAAATCGCGATATCAAGATTGATACTTTCTTTTCATAATTGCAAAATTGTTATAATAATGGCAAAAGATAGGCCCATATACAATTAATTATAGCAGAATTCATCTACAATAGATTCCAACAAAGTATTATAAAAAGAAAGATATATTTTATCGGAAACCAAATATGAATTATGTCATCAAATGGAATTAAAAATGGCTTAAACGTTCCTCAAAAAATTGATGAAATTACTCGAAAAAAGCAAATTGAGCAAATTACTTTAGAATTAAATTTAGAATCAATGGTTTTAACTGGGGTAAGCGTTGCATCAGCTGTAGAGGTAGGTTTTATTGGAATTTTAGGTCCTTCAGATATAAGGACAATTTGTATTTCAATAGGATTTATTATTTTAATGTGCGTAATATATTATCAATACAAATGTAAATTAGCAAAAATCAAAGAAATTTTTAGAAACTAATTTTTTGATTTCTCACAGTTAAAAATGTGTTATCCCGGAAAACGCTCGCCTCTCCCCTCCATCATGATCGGCAACCCCGACCTCCAAAAAATTTGGTCACCCCCCTCCCCCACTTTACGCTCCGCAAAAAAAATTGATCGGACCGATCAATTTCAAAATCGGTCGGGGTCACCCCATTTGTTCCAGTGTTATTGCGTGTGCTTCCACTGGAGGTTCAGGCGAGCGGATTTGGTCGGTCCGATCAAATTCAAAATCGATCGGTCCGACCGTTTTCAAAAATGGTCGGGGCGACCCTCCGCACACATGGATCAAAGGTAGCCCCCTCCCCCCCATTGTATGGTCCGCAAAAAAATTGGTCGGACCGATTGATCGCAAAAACGATCGGCCCGGCTCTGTGCTCATGCAGCTGGATGGCCCCGTTTTCCTAAAAATTGTCCGGCTCAGTTGCGGAAGATTTTCAAAAAAAGTTCCGGGCATGAGCTGAGAGTTTCAAAAAAAATCCGGTTGCGATTCGGCGAGTCCGGGCAAATTCCTGCCCGTCCTGCAGGAGCGAGGGTGTATCCACCCCCCCAGGGACCTGATCTGAGATACACTATTCCGGGCCCGTATTGAGCCCGGATTACCCTTTTCCGGATTCCAGCGGTTCCCAACGGAGCCCGTATCGGGCTCCGTTTAAAAACAAGCCCGTATTGGCCGTATTTTTCCAATCGGACGAAATAAAAAGTTCTCATAAACGCGTTTTACGGGCCGATCTCAGTCAAAACAGGCAATTGTCCGATCCCGGAAAAAGATGCTGCCGGATTGGCCGCTATTGCCCGCCAAAGGGCATTATATGGGGCCCAATTTGGGCTTATTTTGGCAAATAAATCGATTTAAATGCGTATTTTCCATGCGAACCGAAAAGGAGCGTTTTACGGGCGTATTTTTCGGGTTTTCCCGGGGAGAACGGTTATGAGATTTCGG
Proteins encoded in this window:
- a CDS encoding class I adenylate-forming enzyme family protein; the protein is MSNVTTLLDAKSVPEAKAALVCPLRNETYSYRELRDEMNRIGCGLSGLGIQKGDRVCIYLDSSPEYLISYFAIWRIGAVAVPANSVYQAEELLHVVRDAGARAIITDIRGAPVAGAVQEKAPGLAHIICVAGPGNTDAMPGDAVAWSSFPAVPASVRAANCAMDDLCHIQYTAGTTGKPKGAMLSHGNWMTALDAEREALRLRPDDVYLGIYPMGHVGLSWGLAVLRAGGTFVMMERFNPAEYLALAGRYKVTVLAGMPPVIHTLVHAEPGIEEHLRTVRVIISGGGQLLPSVWAAFDKRFHIPVANSYGLSETIVIGSGTTTLPEYPHLTKNYQSVGVAVGYTEVRIVDVDDPEKELGPGEAGEIALRGPSVAKGYWNLPEATATVFRHDGWFLTGDIGYIDEEGILYITDRKKDMIIMSGWKIYPTEVENVIVQHPAVADVAVFGVPDERRGESPVAAVVLKAGAALAEPEFETFCRQHLAGYKVPRTLVIVDDLPRVHGWKLLRRTLREKFGKMPA
- a CDS encoding RAD55 family ATPase, with amino-acid sequence MDTKSQIVDIPISVKPKKRSTGIVGLNLLLDGGFPAGTIVMVYGTPISGVELAAMQFWKVEGEEGTYLMNDGDVEVGMQDVAELHPDMYLPQMVGGRIVIDSYSAIVIRYGIDAALKFLKHARESMRERGANMMFIVYTNVHTPVEITRIMRAADIVIELKTDVHQSEIERTLAVHKIRDAAAPQRLLPFIITERGIEASTTSRVV